The genomic region ttgttattttgtatctttggcactctattcctacttctgttatcttatgtttgacagttacagttttcttagcatgcaagttaactcgttccttgagcgttgcgcttttatctcgcgatttttattttccctatccttcaaggctcctagcatattataactcttctgctattatatgtacttattttattttagaggtcgtaataccacatcacctctgttttacgacttaagcgtaaagctttgtgtggtagggtgttacacatgtCGATCTGTACGTGGTCCATAAGGTTGAGGTTGATGAAGACTTTCCTGAAGTAGGGTTTCTTGATGTTGGAGGCCCAGGTGAACAGGTTCAGGAGACGGAGAGGGCCAATGATGAAGAGATACATAATCAAAAACAGCTGGTGATTTATCAGGGTGATGGGGTTCAAAAGGTGGAAAGGGCCAATGCAGAGGGGGTTAAAGAAGGAGATAAGCTGAATAGTGATGAGGATAGTGACGATGAGGATTTCATTCCATCTGATGGTGAGGTTGACAGTGCAGATGATGTGATGTTTACAGATAGTGAAGAGGAGTATGATGATGAGAGCGAATTTGATGAAGTACGAGGTGGGACGGATGGTGATCGGGTTGAAAAAGGAAAAGGGGTTGCAGGAGGTGATTTCAGTGATGAGGAAGGGTTCAATAGTGATGAAGTTGATGTTGATTATGAAGTGGGTGGTGGTTCCGAGAAAGAGGATAGCGAGGATGATGATAACAATGAAGCAATTAGATATCCGATCCATAAAGATGTGAAAGACATGACAAGGTACAAATGGGAAGTTGGAACTGTGTTTGCTTCAAGGGAGGAATTCAAGGACACTGTAACAGCTTATGCAGTGCAAACAAGAAGGGGAATGAGGTATGCGAAACTTGACTTGGTCAGGGTGAGGGCTGTTTGTCAAGAGGGTTGCCCGTTTTAGTTATATGCAGCAAAAATGAGTGAGAGCTTTAATAGTGTAATAGTAGACTCTAGGGAGAAACCTATAGTGACAATGTTGGAGGACATTAGGGTTTATTTGATGAGTAGGTGGGCTCTTAATAGGAAAAGAATTAAGAACTTTAATGGGACAGTTTTACCTCGGATTAGGatgaaattagagaggagagGCAGATCAGCTAGTGAGTGGAGGCCTTACTGGTCTACTGCACAAACATATGAGGTTGTTAATGGTTTGTCTAAATTTGCTGTTGATCTTTCTGCTCACGAGTGCTCCTGTAGGAAGTGGCAGCTTAGTGGTATCCCCTACACCCACGCCATTAGCTGCATCAACTATAAGGGCCTTGACATAGATGGATTTGTTGATGACTGCTACAAGAAGCCTGCATATGTCAAGTGCTATGATTCAGTCATCAATCCTCTGAATGGCTCAGATTTGTGGGAGGAAACCAACTTTGATGATGTCATGCCCCCTCCTTATCGAAAGCCTAGCCACAGACCagtcaagaagaggaagagaggaccTAATGAGCCTCCGGACAGCAGCCAGTTCCACTTGTCTAGGAGGGGACAAATTCAAAGGTGCTCAAACTGTGGTGAATCTGGACACAAGAGGGGAGGATGCAAGAAGCCATCCCTGGATGTAAGTGTGTGTATATCATCAACTGCATGTATGTTAGGTT from Arachis ipaensis cultivar K30076 chromosome B02, Araip1.1, whole genome shotgun sequence harbors:
- the LOC107626529 gene encoding histone H2A.Z-specific chaperone CHZ1-like → MDELGVTHVDLYVVHKVEVDEDFPEVGFLDVGGPGEQVQETERANDEEIHNQKQLVIYQGDGVQKVERANAEGVKEGDKLNSDEDSDDEDFIPSDGEVDSADDVMFTDSEEEYDDESEFDEVRGGTDGDRVEKGKGVAGGDFSDEEGFNSDEVDVDYEVGGGSEKEDSEDDDNNEAIRYPIHKDVKDMTRYKWEVGTVFASREEFKDTVTAYAVQTRRGMRYAKLDLVRVRAVCQEGCPF